The Parashewanella tropica genome window below encodes:
- a CDS encoding MAPEG family protein, translated as MVSPIYAALLTLLLITLAFKVISLRRKHRISIGNGGNQDLAAARAAMSNASEYIPIFLILLFSFEYLSQSPLFTHLIGSIFIIGRCMHAFAISNHTLQARFWGMILTFSCLVVLAVAAFFLVFINR; from the coding sequence ATGGTTTCTCCAATATATGCCGCACTTCTTACTTTGCTGCTGATCACATTGGCATTCAAGGTAATTTCACTTAGAAGAAAGCACCGAATTAGCATTGGTAATGGAGGGAATCAAGATCTTGCTGCAGCCCGTGCAGCAATGAGCAACGCTAGCGAATACATTCCTATTTTTTTAATTCTGTTATTCAGCTTTGAATATCTTTCTCAGTCTCCTCTGTTTACGCATTTAATTGGTAGCATATTCATCATTGGTCGATGTATGCATGCATTTGCGATTTCAAATCATACGCTTCAAGCTCGATTTTGGGGAATGATTTTGACTTTTAGTTGTTTAGTCGTATTAGCCGTTGCAGCATTCTTTTTGGTCTTCATCAACCGATAA
- a CDS encoding ankyrin repeat domain-containing protein, with protein MKWENHVISLINALKTVEECRGFNQRVLNEAIASGYLSLDNLKLLLDKSDINGIDSEGHTALYFACKHRQQAIISYLLRHHADPTHCAADRRSAMMLVAQHGAHDILLEFASYGFVWHKDKSIRSAVWKNIVKQKVAKAENDVFFEFMQDADEEQLIQMFEAGCSIEFIEQNGAPELYHSVSLEQFTTIKERFRTLKQELTLNGSQQAEADLITCRQLFARNRQQANLLLKKVFSSNEKELIRFFISEVGILTLLSPPTLSANVTVVTLKDDPCYLQKCRESLRCIPSANFITLEMNRRSHLLEFDFIKLTPMTDEKECIIHVIGHGPTPLGSSGQSFSANFLHLFEQLRLPENTPITLYFHCCQQAVDMMKGNNPFLSEMLLELAKNQRYPKVVSSTVNIYLSIDGINSLAAKCEKNIDGSREVKLWQGSKVWLEPSFQKKQGFKGISTKNYRSDFIKVLQYDKDQKIIRERDKSTQSDDPQGLVSLI; from the coding sequence TTGAAATGGGAGAATCACGTCATTTCCCTTATTAATGCACTTAAAACTGTCGAAGAGTGTAGAGGTTTTAATCAAAGGGTATTGAATGAAGCCATTGCTAGTGGATATTTATCCCTTGATAACTTGAAGTTACTTCTAGATAAATCAGATATTAATGGTATCGATTCAGAGGGGCATACTGCCTTATATTTTGCCTGCAAGCATCGACAACAAGCGATTATCTCGTATTTACTTAGACACCATGCAGATCCAACTCATTGCGCGGCTGATCGTCGTTCAGCAATGATGCTGGTTGCTCAGCATGGTGCTCATGATATTTTACTTGAATTTGCCAGTTATGGCTTTGTTTGGCACAAAGATAAAAGCATTAGAAGTGCAGTATGGAAAAATATTGTTAAGCAAAAGGTTGCAAAAGCTGAGAACGATGTGTTTTTCGAGTTTATGCAAGACGCCGATGAAGAACAGTTGATACAGATGTTTGAGGCTGGCTGTTCAATAGAGTTTATCGAGCAAAACGGTGCCCCTGAGCTATACCATTCAGTATCTTTGGAGCAATTTACCACAATAAAGGAGAGGTTTAGAACATTAAAACAGGAGCTTACGCTTAATGGAAGTCAGCAGGCTGAAGCAGATCTAATAACCTGTAGGCAGTTATTCGCTAGAAACCGACAACAAGCCAACTTGTTATTAAAAAAGGTTTTTAGTTCTAATGAAAAAGAACTTATTCGATTTTTTATTTCAGAAGTTGGAATTTTAACACTGCTATCTCCACCTACTCTATCTGCAAATGTTACTGTTGTTACTTTGAAAGATGACCCTTGTTATTTACAAAAATGTCGTGAATCACTGAGGTGTATACCAAGTGCAAATTTTATAACGCTTGAAATGAATAGGAGAAGCCATTTATTAGAGTTTGATTTTATAAAGTTGACCCCCATGACTGATGAAAAAGAATGTATTATTCATGTAATTGGACATGGTCCTACGCCTTTGGGTAGCTCTGGCCAAAGTTTTTCGGCAAACTTCTTACATCTTTTTGAGCAACTTCGTCTACCTGAAAATACGCCTATAACATTGTATTTCCACTGCTGCCAGCAAGCCGTGGATATGATGAAAGGTAACAACCCTTTCTTATCTGAAATGTTACTTGAATTGGCAAAAAATCAAAGATACCCGAAGGTGGTATCGTCAACCGTAAATATTTATCTGAGTATTGATGGTATAAATTCGCTGGCGGCAAAATGTGAAAAAAATATAGATGGCTCTAGAGAAGTTAAGTTATGGCAAGGCAGTAAAGTTTGGTTAGAGCCAAGCTTTCAAAAAAAGCAGGGGTTTAAAGGCATATCAACGAAAAACTATCGCAGTGATTTTATTAAAGTATTGCAATACGATAAGGACCAGAAAATCATTCGTGAACGTGATAAATCCACTCAATCTGATGATCCACAGGGGCTAGTTTCTCTTATTTAG
- a CDS encoding ankyrin repeat domain-containing protein, with translation MKLLYQYQALFMSADGYSYAAKAAYQRVYPEQWYDTASATQKTSPPHIWKGLTGQFAVRRINGDEKKLTGFLKTNPNICNEKGQNFFHLCVLEGESNNLHLLKENHVDINARDNDGKTPLDYAYEMRRGTMIATLHSLGAEKRLRHNPFQVQTKTHSRLPPKASSHGYRYKADESKVAIVSQFTILDKERLIELVQCHGGDIPYFQGKTIVQLLAEYGRFDVLGSIEQDCPRLVNVSSLKLPFKQALACGCMTLATQEGVQLCFRYFEVMVKEEQSSLTYQLIVLISQCNLLRDLCYLCLQIKAKDELLFAIELLQKKKVF, from the coding sequence GTGAAGCTACTTTATCAATATCAAGCTTTATTTATGAGTGCAGACGGTTACAGTTATGCAGCTAAGGCCGCATATCAAAGAGTTTACCCTGAACAGTGGTACGATACTGCCAGTGCGACGCAAAAGACTTCTCCACCCCATATTTGGAAGGGTTTGACCGGTCAATTTGCTGTGCGTCGAATCAACGGAGATGAAAAAAAGCTTACTGGATTTTTAAAAACTAACCCAAATATTTGTAATGAAAAAGGGCAAAACTTTTTTCATCTATGTGTCCTTGAAGGGGAGAGTAATAATTTACATTTATTGAAAGAAAACCATGTGGACATTAATGCACGAGATAATGATGGAAAAACGCCTTTAGACTATGCGTATGAAATGCGCAGGGGCACAATGATTGCCACACTGCACTCTCTTGGGGCTGAAAAAAGGTTGAGACACAACCCTTTTCAAGTTCAAACGAAAACTCACTCTCGATTACCTCCAAAAGCCTCCAGTCATGGCTATCGCTATAAAGCCGATGAAAGTAAGGTTGCTATCGTCTCTCAATTTACGATTCTAGATAAAGAAAGATTGATTGAACTTGTACAATGTCATGGTGGAGATATACCGTACTTTCAAGGGAAAACGATAGTTCAACTATTAGCTGAATATGGACGTTTCGATGTATTAGGGAGCATTGAACAAGATTGTCCCAGACTTGTGAATGTCTCATCACTCAAGCTTCCATTTAAGCAAGCTCTAGCATGTGGCTGTATGACGTTAGCTACGCAAGAAGGCGTTCAGCTATGTTTTCGCTATTTTGAAGTTATGGTTAAAGAAGAGCAATCATCACTGACTTACCAGCTCATTGTATTAATTAGTCAGTGCAATCTTCTTAGAGACCTTTGTTATTTATGTCTACAAATAAAAGCCAAAGATGAGTTGTTATTTGCTATCGAGTTATTGCAAAAAAAGAAAGTGTTTTAG
- a CDS encoding iron-containing alcohol dehydrogenase, with the protein MNVIQKNYYQSLMLGIKVLMNILPIPKPLLLSGAGSTSTLLELVANSQGRRVFLVSDKTLSKLGIVKSVEEQLLNQGCDVIVYDEVEPDPSERLIDQMVILASQSKAEVVLALGGGSVIDAAKIVAILSGTIKRVSQITGVLKVWRRNLPLFVVPTTAGTGSEVTMTSVVTMSNGLKKPAVSPALVPMAAALDADLMLGLPSPITAATGMDALTHAIEAYLSTHADKETDDYAITAIKLIFKNLPIAYQNGSEIQARQAMANASSYAGLAFNKAIVGYVHAIAHQLGALYHVPHGLANAIVLPYILEFYADTCEERLSKLAIAIGIDGDNQQELAQAFIHAVKDLSSTLNIPTVVKELKQSDLQRICELALKEAHNLYPVPKYMSEQDCLKLLSCLIDKR; encoded by the coding sequence ATGAACGTTATTCAGAAAAACTATTACCAAAGCCTAATGCTGGGCATAAAAGTGTTGATGAACATTTTGCCTATACCGAAACCATTATTGCTTTCAGGTGCAGGCTCTACATCAACGCTACTTGAGTTAGTGGCAAACTCTCAAGGGCGAAGAGTCTTTTTGGTATCTGACAAAACCTTATCAAAGCTTGGCATTGTCAAATCTGTTGAAGAGCAATTATTAAATCAAGGGTGTGATGTCATTGTTTATGATGAGGTAGAGCCTGATCCGTCTGAGCGTTTAATCGATCAAATGGTCATTTTGGCGAGCCAATCCAAAGCCGAAGTGGTTCTTGCATTAGGTGGTGGCTCTGTGATTGATGCCGCAAAGATTGTCGCTATTTTATCTGGAACAATCAAGCGAGTGAGCCAAATTACAGGTGTATTAAAGGTTTGGCGGCGAAACCTTCCTTTATTTGTCGTGCCAACAACCGCAGGTACAGGCTCTGAAGTCACCATGACTTCAGTGGTCACCATGAGTAACGGTTTAAAAAAGCCTGCGGTTTCACCAGCGCTTGTTCCTATGGCGGCGGCATTAGATGCAGATCTTATGTTGGGTCTCCCTTCGCCAATCACTGCGGCTACAGGAATGGACGCGTTAACTCATGCCATTGAAGCTTATTTGTCGACTCATGCCGACAAGGAAACCGATGATTACGCAATCACTGCCATTAAGTTGATTTTCAAAAATTTACCCATCGCATATCAAAACGGAAGTGAAATTCAAGCACGGCAAGCCATGGCTAACGCGAGTTCTTACGCTGGGTTAGCTTTTAATAAAGCCATAGTTGGATATGTACATGCCATCGCACATCAGTTGGGGGCTCTCTACCATGTGCCTCATGGCTTAGCCAATGCTATAGTTTTGCCTTATATTTTGGAATTTTATGCTGATACGTGTGAAGAGCGGTTATCAAAGCTAGCGATTGCAATAGGTATTGATGGAGATAACCAGCAAGAGCTAGCTCAGGCTTTCATTCACGCTGTGAAAGATCTAAGTAGCACATTGAACATCCCAACTGTCGTAAAGGAACTAAAACAATCTGATCTACAAAGAATATGCGAGCTTGCCCTTAAAGAGGCCCATAATTTATATCCCGTCCCCAAATATATGTCGGAGCAGGATTGTTTGAAGCTATTGTCTTGTTTAATTGATAAAAGGTAA